A segment of the Deinococcus radiopugnans ATCC 19172 genome:
ACCCGCCCCACCTCCGGCACCTGCCTGGTGCTCGGCCAGGATGTCCGGCGTCCCGAGGCTCGCCGTCAGGTCGCCGGGATGATCGACGCTCCCGCCTTCTACCCCAATCTGACCCCGGCCGAGAACCTCCGCGTCGTGGCCGAGCTGAGGGGGGTTCCCTTCCGGCAGGCCCTGGACACCCTGGGGACGGTGGATCTCCGGGGCGCCGCCCACCGCCCGGCCCGCACGTTCTCGCTGGGCATGAAGCAGCGGCTGGGCATCGCCCTCGCGCTCGTCGGTGACCCGGCCATCCTGATCCTCGACGAGCCGCAGAACGGCCTGGACCCCCAGGGCATGCTGGACATGCGGACGCTGCTGAAAGATCTCCAGCGCCGGGGGCACACCGTGGTCGTCTCCAGCCACCTGCTGGGCGAGGTGCAGCAGTTCGCCGATCACGTCGGCATCATGCGCCAGAGCGAACTGGTCTTGCAGGACACCTTCCAGGCCTTTGCGGGCCGCGCGGCGACCCACCTCGAATTGGAAACGCCGGATGGTGTGACCGCCCGTCAGGTGCTGGACAGGGCGGGCATTTCCGCGCAGGTGCAGGGTGACCGACTGCTCCTCCCCAGCACTCAGGACCAGGCCGGGGTCGCCCGCCTCCTGCTGGACGCGGGCCTAACCTGGACGCGCCTCGCCCCCAGTGGCACCTCGCTGGACCGCCTCTACTTCGACCTGACCGGAGACGCGGCATGAGGACGGAATTCCTGAAGCTGCGCCGCTCCCTGGTCTGGCCGGTCGTGCTGGGCCTGCCCTGGCTGCCCGGCGTCCTGAACCTGCTGATCTTCCAGGCCCCAGAACGCCGCACGGCAGAATGGGCCGACGTGCTGCGCAACGGCCCCTCCACCTGGTTCCTGCTGCTTATGCCGCTGGTAATGAGCCTGCTGGTCGCGCAGGTCACGACTCTGGAACATAGCAGTGGCGGCTGGCGGCTGCTGTTCAGTGCCCCGCAGCCCCGTTCGCGGGTGGTCTGGCGCAAGATCGGCGTGCTGCTGACACTTAGCCTGCTGATGACGGCCTTGATGCTCGCGGGCGTAGCGGCGGGGGCCTGGTTGCTGAGCGGGACCCTGACGGGCATGCCCGACTGGGGGACGTTCCTGGGACGGGGGCTGGTGGGCTGGGCCGCTTCGCTGGCCCTGCTGCTGATCACGCTGGTGGCGGCGCTGTGCTTTCCCAGCTTCCTTGCGCCACTCGGCCTGGGGATGGCGGCCACGGTCGTGACCTTCGTGGTGATCAACAGCGAATGGGGCCGCTGGTGGCCCTGGGCACTGCCGACCCTGACGAGTGTGCAGCCCGTGCAGGAGAGTGTTCCCCTCCTCGCCTACGGTCTGGGACTGTCACTGCTCGCCGCACTGGCTGCGCTCTGGGAGGTGGCGCGCCGGGATGCTTGAGCGCCTGCGGACTTGGTACGCGGACCGTCCCACGGCCCGCGTCACCGTCCTGTTCAGCGGCCTGAACCTGCTGGCGGTGCTGCTGTTCACCCTGCTGATTCCGCCGTTCCGCCTGGCCGGCCGCACGCCCCTGCCGCCACTGGCCGATCCCAGCGCGGCCTTGCTGCGGACCGGGCTGGCGCTGGGCATCTTCGTGCTGCTGGTCTGGCTGTTCCGGCCGGGCGTGCGGCGTGCACGGGAACTGCTAGCGCTGGCCGGGCTGGCCCTGCCGGTGCTGATTCTGTACGCCCTCAGCTACCCCTTGCTGCTGCTGCTCAGCCTGGTTCCCCCTCTGCTGCGACCCTGGCTGACCTGGTGGCGCACGCTGGCCTTCTCGGTGCTGCTGTGCGTCCCGGTCGCGCTGCTGGATGCCGTCCTGAACCGGGTGCTCAACGGCGGTTCGCTGGACGAGGCCCTGCGGGCCTCGGCACTCCTGCCCTGGTGGCTAGCATTCGCGCTGCTGATCAACCTGTACACCCTCAGCGCCCTGGAGTTCGCCTACCGGGAAGCGTCGCTGCGCCGGGACCTCGCGGCCCTCAGGGAGACACACCTGGAGTTCGTCAGCCTGTCTGAGCGGGCCAGGATTTCCCGTGAACTCCACGACACGCTGGGCCATCACCTGATGGTCGGGGGGATGCACCTGCGACTGCTGCGCCGTCAACTTGAGGAGGAACATCCGGCCGGGGACCCCCTCGTAGCGGTAGAAGCCAGCCACGCGGCGGCCGTCCACGACCTGCGGCGGGTGGTGCGCGTGCTGCGCCCCCTGGAGGGAGAGCGCGGTTTGCGGGAAGCCCTGGAGAAACTCGTCATCGGGCAGTCGAGCGTGACCCTGACCGTGGACGGCGAGGAACCGCCCCTGTCCGAGGCCATCCGCCTCACGCTGTTCCGCGCGGCACAGGAGGCCCTGACGAACGCCTGCAAGCACGCCCCCGGCCAGCCCCTCAACCTGGACGTGCAGTTCATGCCGGAGGCCGTGATCCTGCACGCGGCCAATCCCAGTCGCCAGGCGCTGGGGGACCTGGCCGGGCTGGGGCTCGTCGGGTTGCGGGAACGGGTGACGGAGCTGGGTGGGCAGTTCACAGCAGGCCTGCGGCAGGGGCAATTCCGGCTTGAACTGAGGCTGCCCACGTGATCCGGGTGCTGCTGGTGGATGATCAGCCTCTGGTGCGCGCGGGGTTGCGGGCGCTGCTGGGAGCCGAGCCGGACCTGGAGATCGTGGGGGAGGCGAAAAATGGCCCGGAAGCCCTGACCTGGCTGGAGAAACAGGAAGCGGACGTGGTGCTGCTCGACATTCGCATGCCCGGGTTGTCGGGCGTGGACGTGGCCCGCCGCCTGAGTGGACGCCCGAGTCCGCGGGTCATCCTGCTGACCACCTTCGACGACGAGCGGGACATCGCGGCGGGACTGGCGGCCGGGGCGCAGGGCTTCCTGCTGAAAGACGCCTCGGGTGAGGAGATTGCAGCAGCTATCCGCCGGGTCATGAAAGGCGAGCGATACATCCAGCCCGTGGTGGCGCAGGCGTTGGAAGAAATTCTGGCGTATCAGGGGCCTCTCGCCGCTCCTCCGCACGAGCCCCTGACGCCCCGCGAACTGGAGGTGCTGGCGCTGATCGCCCGTGGCATGAGCAACAAGCGGATCGCCAGCTCACTCGACATCTCAGACAACACCGTGAAAGTGCATGTGGCCCGCATTCTCGCCAAACTCGGCGCGGCAGATCGCCTTAGCGCCCTGCGTATTGCCTTCACCCACGGTCTGATTTCCGGCCACCTGTGACCAGCAAGGAGTCCCTCATGAAAAGAATCCTTAGCCCCACCATCGCCTTGGCCCTGCTCGGTTCCGCGCTGGCGGTGACCCCCCAGGAGAAAATCACCTGGCTTCAGCAACATGCTATTCCTGTTCGCACCCTGGATATTCAGGATGACGAATTCAGCGACCTCACGCCGCTCCGCAGCGCTCTGAGCGGTGTAAGAGTCATTTTGCTTGGAGAGCAGAGTCACGGGGACGGCACGACTTTTCAGGCAAAGGCCAGGCTCATCCGCTACCTGCACGAAGAGCTGGGATTCAACGTTCTGGCCTTCGAGAGCAGTTATGTGGACCTCAACCGGGATCAGGAACTGATCAAGACAGGCAGCAGACTGTCGGACGTACTGCGAAACTCCCTTCAGGCGGTATGGAGTGAAAGCCAACAGATGACGCCTCTGCTGAACTATCTGGATGAGCAGGCGAAGACCAAGCAGCCACTGCGGGTCGCCGGGATCGACCTGCTGCCAACCAATCCACGCCGCCTGCCAGAACACGGCGCGGAACTCACAAGGCGCGTCGAGGTGACCCTGGCTTCTATGCCGAACGTGCTTCAGGACGCCAAGGCTTTTTTAGCCACCATCGGCAATTTAGGACGTTCCCCTCTGGAAGCCATGCGAAAGCCCATGGATCAGCAGCGGCAGATCATAGCCGGGGCTGACGAATTGACCGCCATGCTGAAGGCGGGCAAGCGAAGTGACCGGATGCTCGCACAGGAAATACGCAACTGGCGCACCTACTTGGAATTCATGTGGAGTCTGCCCACCGATTTCAGCGAGGAGAATTTCCCCCCTGCCGTCACCATGAATATGCGTGACCGGATGATGGGTGAAAATGCCGTGTTCCTCGCCAACGAGCAGTTCGCCGGGCAGAAATTGATTATCTGGGCGGCCAGTTCCCATTCTGCCAAACGCCTGGATAACCTTCAGGGCGAGATCGACCGGGGACAGCTGCCTATGGGAGCTTTCGTCCATCGTGCGCTGGGCTCACGTGCCTATACCCTGGGCTTTACCGCTATTCAGGGGCAATTTGGTGCAGCACAGACAGGCGCCGCACGAACGACCATCGAAAGGCCCGTGCCGGGTTCTTTCGAGCAACTGTTCTCCCAGACCAACCTGAGCGATGCCTTTCTCAACCTGCGAGATCAGCGAACGCCCTGGCTAAGTGAAGTCACGAAGGCGAGACCGTTCGGCTATGTCTGGAGTGAAGGCGACTGGACAAACACGCTGGACGGACTGTTCTTCATTCGGGAGATGAAACCCAGTACGCTACGACCCAGATAGGGCGCCCGAACTCAGTACCTGCACCTGGAATACGAGCCGGAGCGGGGACGAGAGTTCCCAGAACGCCTGAGCCCCACGGGAGAACAGCCGGTGAACCCTGTTTCAGGCCGTAGTCCTGAGGCTCAAGGAGAGCCCTAACTGTTTTCGCTGTTCTCCCCATTCTACGAACTTGCCTCCTACAATG
Coding sequences within it:
- a CDS encoding ABC transporter ATP-binding protein, with the protein product MDAPPLATQGLTKIYGRRRTVHNVNLHVPQGALYALLGPNGAGKTTTLRCLLGLTRPTSGTCLVLGQDVRRPEARRQVAGMIDAPAFYPNLTPAENLRVVAELRGVPFRQALDTLGTVDLRGAAHRPARTFSLGMKQRLGIALALVGDPAILILDEPQNGLDPQGMLDMRTLLKDLQRRGHTVVVSSHLLGEVQQFADHVGIMRQSELVLQDTFQAFAGRAATHLELETPDGVTARQVLDRAGISAQVQGDRLLLPSTQDQAGVARLLLDAGLTWTRLAPSGTSLDRLYFDLTGDAA
- a CDS encoding ABC transporter permease, which produces MRTEFLKLRRSLVWPVVLGLPWLPGVLNLLIFQAPERRTAEWADVLRNGPSTWFLLLMPLVMSLLVAQVTTLEHSSGGWRLLFSAPQPRSRVVWRKIGVLLTLSLLMTALMLAGVAAGAWLLSGTLTGMPDWGTFLGRGLVGWAASLALLLITLVAALCFPSFLAPLGLGMAATVVTFVVINSEWGRWWPWALPTLTSVQPVQESVPLLAYGLGLSLLAALAALWEVARRDA
- a CDS encoding sensor histidine kinase is translated as MLERLRTWYADRPTARVTVLFSGLNLLAVLLFTLLIPPFRLAGRTPLPPLADPSAALLRTGLALGIFVLLVWLFRPGVRRARELLALAGLALPVLILYALSYPLLLLLSLVPPLLRPWLTWWRTLAFSVLLCVPVALLDAVLNRVLNGGSLDEALRASALLPWWLAFALLINLYTLSALEFAYREASLRRDLAALRETHLEFVSLSERARISRELHDTLGHHLMVGGMHLRLLRRQLEEEHPAGDPLVAVEASHAAAVHDLRRVVRVLRPLEGERGLREALEKLVIGQSSVTLTVDGEEPPLSEAIRLTLFRAAQEALTNACKHAPGQPLNLDVQFMPEAVILHAANPSRQALGDLAGLGLVGLRERVTELGGQFTAGLRQGQFRLELRLPT
- a CDS encoding response regulator, translating into MIRVLLVDDQPLVRAGLRALLGAEPDLEIVGEAKNGPEALTWLEKQEADVVLLDIRMPGLSGVDVARRLSGRPSPRVILLTTFDDERDIAAGLAAGAQGFLLKDASGEEIAAAIRRVMKGERYIQPVVAQALEEILAYQGPLAAPPHEPLTPRELEVLALIARGMSNKRIASSLDISDNTVKVHVARILAKLGAADRLSALRIAFTHGLISGHL
- a CDS encoding erythromycin esterase family protein, whose amino-acid sequence is MKRILSPTIALALLGSALAVTPQEKITWLQQHAIPVRTLDIQDDEFSDLTPLRSALSGVRVILLGEQSHGDGTTFQAKARLIRYLHEELGFNVLAFESSYVDLNRDQELIKTGSRLSDVLRNSLQAVWSESQQMTPLLNYLDEQAKTKQPLRVAGIDLLPTNPRRLPEHGAELTRRVEVTLASMPNVLQDAKAFLATIGNLGRSPLEAMRKPMDQQRQIIAGADELTAMLKAGKRSDRMLAQEIRNWRTYLEFMWSLPTDFSEENFPPAVTMNMRDRMMGENAVFLANEQFAGQKLIIWAASSHSAKRLDNLQGEIDRGQLPMGAFVHRALGSRAYTLGFTAIQGQFGAAQTGAARTTIERPVPGSFEQLFSQTNLSDAFLNLRDQRTPWLSEVTKARPFGYVWSEGDWTNTLDGLFFIREMKPSTLRPR